From Selenomonas sp. AB3002, one genomic window encodes:
- the nadE gene encoding NAD(+) synthase, giving the protein MNKAKYPSFEAKTDAQKIADFIKSWFDQNGPTAKAVVGLSGGKDSTVAAALCVKALGRDRVVGVLMPNEVQPDIDDAKAAAAHLGIKYRVVNIGRPFQAMLEALQTEDSADFTITAPLRQNLAPRLRMATLYAVAQGLPEGGRVINTCNRSEDYVGYSTKYGDSAGDVAPLAAYTVDEVIAIGEVMGLPQELVHKAPSDGLCGKTDEDNLGFTYAVLDKYIKTGLCEDEAVRANIERRHKLNLHKVSLMPMVER; this is encoded by the coding sequence ATGAACAAAGCAAAATATCCTTCTTTTGAAGCAAAAACAGATGCGCAGAAAATCGCAGACTTTATCAAGAGCTGGTTTGACCAAAACGGCCCCACTGCCAAGGCCGTAGTGGGCCTCTCCGGGGGCAAGGATTCCACGGTGGCCGCTGCCCTTTGCGTCAAGGCGCTGGGCCGTGACAGGGTGGTGGGTGTGCTGATGCCCAATGAGGTGCAGCCGGACATAGACGATGCCAAAGCCGCCGCTGCCCACCTTGGCATCAAGTACCGGGTGGTGAATATCGGCCGGCCCTTCCAGGCCATGCTGGAAGCCTTGCAGACTGAGGATAGTGCAGACTTCACCATCACGGCCCCCCTGCGCCAGAACCTTGCGCCCCGCCTGCGCATGGCTACCCTTTACGCCGTAGCCCAGGGCCTGCCGGAAGGAGGCCGTGTCATCAACACCTGCAACCGCTCCGAGGACTATGTGGGCTACAGCACCAAATACGGCGACAGCGCCGGTGACGTGGCCCCGCTGGCCGCCTATACAGTAGACGAGGTCATTGCCATCGGTGAAGTCATGGGCCTGCCCCAGGAGCTGGTGCACAAGGCACCCTCCGACGGCCTCTGCGGCAAGACGGACGAGGACAACCTGGGCTTCACCTACGCCGTTCTGGACAAGTACATCAAGACAGGCCTGTGCGAAGATGAAGCGGTGCGGGCAAACATTGAGCGCCGCCACAAGCTGAATCTCCACAAGGTCAGCCTTATGCCCATGGTGGAGCGGTGA